The window TTTAAATCCCCACTTCCTGTATTTAAAGAGGTTCCTGTATGATTTTGGATTAGCTGTGCTTCTCCTAATAAGTCTATGACTCCTTCATTAAATATTCCATTTTCCACTTCTAATAAGACACCATCATTGACTTGTAATGTTGCTCCCGGCTCCACCTCAACCTCTCTAACATGTGCATCCGCAGTTAAAATGGCTGTACTTCCAGATTTAACGGTCAACTTTAAACAAGCATCGGTGTTATCTGGTGCATTTAAAGCTCCTGAACCGTTAAAAAAAGCAGTTCCGTTCCAAACAATTTGGTCTGTATATCTTAAAGTAAAATAATCTGCGTCGGAAAATGACACACCTGTGACAGCTGCTGTTGTTCCTGAAACGGTCAAATTATACGCTGTAGGACTACTAAAATCACTATCGTTATCCACTACTAATTGTAAACCTCCACAAATAACTGCGATAGGCATACCTGAGATATCAAAAGACATGTTTACTGTACCTAAATCTCCAACTTTGCCGACTCTCCATTTAGAATTAAGCTCATCACTATAATTAGAAGTATTGGTGACAAAACCATAACTTGGATCCTTACTTTCTTCTCCCCAAAATAAAAAATCACCATTGGATAATGCTGAAGGTGTATTAACGCTTACAATTCCAGTTCCTTGAGAATCGGTATGATAACTACCGTCTGCAGCTTGACCTATTCCTGCAACGTCAAAATCGAAATTTCCATTTGCAGGATCATCTTGCGTATAAAAATCTACAGCACTATTTAATACTAAACCATACTTTGCAGTAAGGTAATTTTGAACGATTACTCTTTTAGCGGTACTTAAGACTTCATTAAAAATAATAACCTCAGTAAAATCACCTTGATGTGATTGATCAGCAACATAATTGCCATCTACAGAATCTTGCTCCCCAGCTAATGCTAAACTACCGCCGGGAGTTATTGAGGTACCAAGCTTAAAACCATCTGTTCTTCTTAACGTCCCATCTAAATAAGACGTTAACCCCACTCCTGCACTATTCCAACTCATATCTATCATGTGCCAATGACCATCGTTAGCCGTAATATTCATATTTGTTTGATTGCTACGATAATACTCTAAACTATTACTCCTATAAATAAGGTAATCGTTATCACTAGCGGTTGATGCGTAAGACAGAACACCGTCATTACTATCACCCGTTTTATTAATATAAAAAGTAGTAATTTGGGTCGTCGGGAAAGTTGTGAAATTAGTTTTTCTCAACCTTCTATTACCCGTTCCAAATCTAACAACATCATAACTATTTACATTATTATTTATAACTATTGGCTGAAAGGCAACATCAGGTTGAGACATCGTATTAGCATTTCCAGAATCATCATTCCAGGTTTCCATACTTGCACCGTCAGCAACAGAGAAAGCATCGGGTTTTAACCATAACACTTGATTACTGGAATCACCGACACCACCGGGACCAGTTTGAGAAAATAAGAAATTAGGCAATAGTAAGACTGATGCCAATACTATTGTTAAAGAGACATTTTTAATCATAATTATTCTAACATTTAAACACGCGACGAATATAGGAAAAATAAGTCCACGAAATGCAATTATATACGACGAAATGAAAAACAACTCGATGAGATGCTCTTTTTTATCGTTAAAACGAAATAAAAATACGTTTTAACGTCAACCTTTACACAAAATGTTCAAAAAATGTAAGTCTTTTCAAACAAGAACATTACACTAAATCTATTTAATTTTTAAGCTGCTTTAAAATCTTTTCTGCTTCAGAAAATTTATAATTAGTAGAATCTTTAACAATTAACTCTAATTGCTTAATGGCGTTATTTTTATCCTTAGCTTTTAGATACACCAAAGTCTTATACCAATACCCTTTAGAGAAATCGATACTATCACTGGTTAAGACTGCATCAAAAGTAGACAACGCTTTATCTTTTTGATTCAGTTCTAGCTGTGTGATTCCAAGATATAGATACACATTAACATTAATCACCTCTGCTTCGTTTAGATATTTGCTATAAAAACTATTGGCTGACACATAATCTTTGGCTATAAAAGCTTGTTCCGCGTCTTGCAATGTTGCGCTTTCAGAATGCCCTCTTTCTATTAAGGACGGCAACTCTTGCCAAGAATTATAATCATTATAAATATTCTGATTATTATTTAAAAAGAACAAACCAATAAGTAATACTACTGAAGCTGCTATCGCAAAAAATGTATAGCGTTTTATATTATTATTACTCTTAGGTTTTGAGGTGTCCTTATAATTGTCCCCAACTTTACTCAACACTGTTTTTAACGATTGCGCCTCTTCACTTTTAAAGTAATCTTCTAAATCTTTAACTTGCGGTGATTTTGAAGCATCAACAAACTGCCAGTCTTTATTGTCAAGCTGTATCCCTAGCTCTTTGTTTATCGCCAAATACTCTTGTAACTCAGTATTATTAGATAATTCTATTTCAAAAGCAGCATTTTCTGATTCAGACATAAGTTTCTCCAAATACTTATCTGCTTGTTTTAGTAGGTTTTCAGATAAACTCATAATGTCTTTAGTTGCTTAAAACGACTATCTTTTGTAATCATCTCTATTAATTTCTTTTTACACTTAAATACACGCTGTCTCACTACATTTTCATCATTATAATCTAATTCTATAGCAATGTCCTTATAAGCCACTTTTTTAAAAAAACGTTTTAAAATCTCTTTACAATTACCAGAGATTAACTCAAGCTTTTCTTGAAAAAACTCCCATCGTTCTTGCTCTAAAACAGCGGTTGCCATGTCGTTAGCGTCACTATTACGTTCAATAGGTTGATCAATTGTTACCATCCGTTTTGATTTAATTAATTCTCTGCGCCATAAATTCTTGCAAGCCGTAAATAAATACCCATCAAATGTGGAATTAATTTCTATGTTTTGGACTTGTACCCTAGCCATAATTTGTACAATAGCTTTTTGAAAAACATCTTCGGCATCGGCTTCTTGTCCCGAGTTTTGAAGCACAAAACGTTTAACATTTGGATAGATAGTCTTGTAGATTTCTAATATTACTTTTTCATTTTTAGTTTTCAAACCATTAATAAAGTAATTTGTTTTTTTCATTAAAATTAAAGATTAGCTGATTACTAGTAATCAAAACCACAACTAAAAAGATACAATTAAAATGGTTTCATGAGAATAGTATTGGAATTGGGTAACAAATATATATATTTATGAACGTTTTCGTATTAACATACATTCAAATCATAATGAAAATAATTAAACCGATAAAAACAATTCTATTACTACTTTTAAACCTTGCTTTACTAAATAGTTGCTCTGAAAATGAATCTGCTTCAGAAGAAATTTTTCCAAATAGTGATTACACTACTAGTTATAAAAAAAACGAAAACACCATTAACACTAACAGAGTCAATACTACAAATATTACTAAATTAAAGTATTTAAAAATAGTTTTTAAACCAAAAGCAAATAGAGCTAATTTTAACAATATCTTTTTTAGTCAAATACAACAGACTCTTCACCAAACACCAATAACAATAGACGAAAATACATTAATTTACATTTATGATGAAGCAAATCAAGCAGCCATAGACAGTCTTTTTGAAACTTCGGATACTGGAATATGCTTACTTTGCGCATATCTCCAAGACCTACCTAACCAAAATAATCCAGATTATATTGTGGTCAACAAAATTTGTTACAGCGAGAGTACTAATGAAAATAATAAAAATATAATAAGAAGCACATACTCACATTTAATGCATATTATATTAAATGGTACTGATTGTGAAATATGGATCATGAGAAACTGCTGCTTAAGTCAAGAAGACGATGGCACAGGAACCACAAACCGATCACCCCATATATTATCAACACAAAAAATTCAATAAACTAATTTGAAAAAAACAATTGCCTTATTATTATTTCTTACTTCTCTTATTTGCTCTTCCCAAAACAATCAATTATCAAAAGAACAGATTAAAATAGAGTATAACAAAGGAAACTATAAAACAATTATTGATGCGCACTTAAAAAACAACGCTAATAATTATGACATTGACAAAATAAACCTTGTTGCTAAGTGCTATGAAAAAACTGAAAACTTATACAAAGCACTAGAATACCTTAATATCGCAATACAAATAAGCAAGGAGACTAATAACACTATCAGCCTCCTTGATAATTATATTAACATAGCCTTAGTCAATAAAAAAATTCAAAAAAGAGAAAACTACACAAAAGCAATCAACTTCCTCTTAAAAGCACTCGAAATAAATAAGTTAATAAACATTAACGACGACACAAAAAACATTATTCATAACAATTTAGCTAATTGTTACAAACGATTACAGCAAAAGGAAAATTCATTATTTCATCATAAAAAAGCACTAAGTATTGCTAAAGCAAATAAAGACAGTATTAAAATAGCCCGATCGTACTCCAATATAGGAGCTCTTTATTTGAATATTAATTCTACTGAAAAAGACTTAAACAGACTAGAATACTACTCTACAGAAGCCCTAAGATACAACCCTAAACCTCATTACAGCTTATTCTTAAATTTAGGCATCGCAAGCTATTTGAAAAAAAAATATCAAAAAGCAATCAACAATCATAATAAAGCAATACAAATAATACTAGGAAAAACTAGTTATAATAAATTCCAAACAATAGCATATGAACAAATAAAAAATTCCAACAAAAAAGGAGACTTATTAAATGTACTATTTGAAAAAACATACGCATGGATCAAATATGCTGAACAAGAAAAAAAAAATAAGTTTCTTGAAGAAGGATTAAAGACCATTAAACTTGCCGATAAAATCATTGATCTTTTATTTATTGAAGCTAAAGAAGAAAAGACTAAAACCTATTGGAGACAAAGAGCTTCTAAATTTTATTTTTTAGGAGTCCACATTAGCCACCTATTAAATGATACTGAAACTATTTTTTACTTTACCGAAAAAAACAAAGCACTCTTACTACTAAACAACACTACCTTATCTAAACTTAATCGAACTATTAAAATTCCTGACAGCATTAAAAATAAAGAAGTTCGTATAAGAAAAGAAATTTATCATTTAGAGAATCTATTAACACTTGAAAACAAAAATAAATCACAAAATAAACTCTTTGAGAAAAAATTAGAGCTAGATATTTACTTTCAATCACTAAAATCAAAATATCCCAATTATATAAAAAACAATAAAAATTTAGCACAAGTTTTACCACTAAAAGAATTTCAAAATAAAATAAAAGATACCAATACTTGTTACATTTCTTATTTATGGAACAAAAGTGAGAACCAATTTGACGCACTTTATGGTATAATAATTACTAAAAACAGCTCAAATTCTTTCAAAATAGAAGACTTAAAAGGATTTAATCAACGTGTTCTTAAATATAAAACACAAGTATCAAAACCTATTACAACAACAAATGATCAAAAAAAACACCAAGAAGTAGCACACTTACTATACTTAGATTTATTTCCCTTAGAAATAAAATCAAAAATACGTAACAAAAAACTCATTATAATACCAGACAATGAGTTGGCTAATATTCCATTTGAAGCTTTAATTACTAACAACACAACAAACGCATTATTAATAAACTCCAATGAAATAAGTTATGCTTATTCAGCCTCTTTTTTAATAGAAAATAATTCAATACACAGACAGGCAAAAAAAAGCATAATTGGATTTGCTCCACATTCTTTTAGTCAACTAAACCTACCTTCATTACCAAGAAGCATAAATGAAACGACTACTATTATTAATAATTTTAATGGCGATTTATTTGAAGAGAAAAACGCGACTAAAGTACAATTTTTAACAAACTTAAATAATTATAAAATAATACACCTCTCTACCCACGCAGACGTTAGCGACTCCATAAATCCGTGGATAGCTTTTAAAAATGAAAAACTATACCTCAATGAACTATATACCTCCAAAAACCAAGCTGAATTAGTTGTATTAAATGCTTGTAAAACATCTATAGGTGATATAAAAGAAGGTGAAGGAGTATTTAGCTTAGCCCGAGGTTTTTTCTACTCCGGTTCTAAAAGTGTCATCTCCTCTTTATGGAATGTTAATGACAAATCGAATACCGAAATAACGTTATCTTTTTATAAATATCTAAAGGATGGTCAATCTAAAAGCGCAGCACTCAGACAAGCAAAACTAGATTACCTCGACACACATAGTCTAAGCGAAGCCTCTCCTTACTACTGGTCCTCATTAATTTTAATAGGTGATGATTCCGCGCTAAAACTCACAAATAACTCATTGTTTTACATCATTTTAAGTGTCTTACTATCAATCCTATTGTTTTTTATTTTAAAAAATAACGGGTAACATATCTGATACTTCAGGAACAATTAAGAAACTAACAAAATCTTAATTAATTTGAAAGATACTTTATCCTTTTTAGTACAATCATTACTTCAAAAAAATAAAATCAAAATTGATAGTGAAGAATTAGACTTTCAAATACAAAGCCATCCTTCCTACCCGAGTTTACACGCTATAACCGGAGTATTAAGCCATTTTGACATAGATAATATTGCAATAAGAGTACCAATAAACAAAGACACTTTAGAACAACTACCAACTAGCTTTATTGCTCAAATTAAAAGCAATGACACAACTGATTTTGTTTTAGTTATAAAAAAAGGAAAAAACTACAAAACAATATTTAGTAGCAAGGAAAATAAAACCTACTCTGAAACAACATTTTTAAAACAATTTACAGGTATTATCGTTGCGATTGAAAAAGATGACTCAAAAACCACAGTACAAACAAACTCAACACAACTCCAAAAGCCCTTGTTTGCTTTTTCACTAGTACTACTTACCCTATTATTTTTTATTTATAGTCCCAATCTAAGCGCATCCATTTATTTTATTTTATCTCTAATAGGTGTCGGAATAAGCTTGTTAATCATACAGCATGATTTAGGAGTAAGTTCCAAAATAATAGATAGCATTTGCTCTCAAGAAAGTAAAACAACAAATTGTAACGCCGTTTTAAACTCTAAAGGCGCAACACTTTATAAAAATATAAAATTAAGCGACGTCAGTCTAATCTATTTTACATCTATTAGTATTGCTTCATTATTGTTAAACATAACAAACACAGCTTTAAACACATTATATATAATAAGCTTAATATCAACCCCAGTAGTTATATACTCCATTTACTACCAGATAAAAATATCTAAAAATTGGTGCCTATTATGTTTAGGTATTGTATCCGTTTTAATATTGCAAGCATTAACTTTCTTTTTCACCAACTATAATTCACCTTTATTAAATTTTGAATCTACACTATTAATAGCCTGTTCTTTTACGACTACCGCCGCTATCTGGTTATTTATTAATCCTAAAATGAAAAAAGAACAAGACTTTAAAAAATTTAAAATAGAGTCTAATAAATTTAAGAGAGACTTCAATCTATTTAATACACTCTTACTGCAATCTAAAACCGTCGACACAACACTTTCTAATACTCCTGAAATAATTTTTGGTAATAAAAATGCGCTTTTAAACATTACCATTATAACCAATCCTTTTTGCGGACATTGTAAAAATGTTCACACTCTAGTTGAATCTCTTTTAAAGACAAATCAAAATGATATAAATATTGTTATTCGATTTAATATAAACACAAGTAATCCAAATAACCACGATGTCTTAGTTTCTAGTAGGTTATTAGAATTATTCCATAATGAAGGAGAAACAGAATCATTAAAAGCAATGCACGATATTTATAATAATACAGATGCTAAGTCATGGCTATCTACTTGGAACAAATCCGATAATATAGACATCTATAAAGAAATCTTAGAAACAGAACACAACTGGTGTTTAGAAAACAATATCAACTTTACACCAGAAGTTTTAATTAACGGTAAATCGTACCCAAAAACTTATGAAAAACAAGATTTAACTTACTTTATTGAAGAGCTAAATGAACTTGAAATAAAAAAATCACAATCATTTAGAACACACGATATAAAACAGTAAACCCTAATAACTAGGATTTACTGTTTAAACACTATTTCTCTCGCGAAGAATAGACACAAACTGTGAGTGTCTTTAATGTTCACAGCAAATATAATTTATAAATATTTTAATTATGAAAAATTTAAAAACCTTAGGTAAAGTTTTATCTAGAGATGAGCAAAAAGAAGTTAATGGAGGTAAAACAGTTCCTGTCATTTGTAATGGAGGCTATTTTAACAATGAAACCAGTTGCAAAATAGGATATCACCCACATCCACTTCAAGGACATTGTATTTGCTGTGCTGATTAATACAACAAAATAGACACAAACTGCAAGTGTCTTAAAATGTTAGCAGCAAATATAATTTATAAATATTTTAATTATGAAAAATTTAAAAAACTTAGGAACAACTTTAAGTAAAGTAGAACAAAAAAAAATTACTGGTAGTGGTAGTGGAGGAAGTTTTGGAGACACTTCTCACACATTACCTACCGTTGGAATTGGAGCAATAACAACATTATCAGGAGCTCAAACTAATAGTTTATCAGCTCCAGAACACTGGTTAAAAGCAGATTGCTTAAATCACGGATGCTCTTGGTTAAAAAATCAATGTAAATGCTAATCCGTTAAAGCTTTAAAATAAGTCTATATGACAATTAAAAATAGGCAATAACTTTTCTGTTATTGCCTATTATTCATCAAACACTATTCATTGAAAAAATTTCCAACATATAAGCAAGCAGAATCCAAAGACTGCGGACCAACGTGCCTAAAGATTATTGCAAAACATTATGGCAAAACGTTGTCTATCAATCAAATTAGAGACATCAGCGAAACCACTAGAGAAGGTAGCACACTGCTTAATTTAAGTGACGCTTCAGAAGCTATTGGTTTTAGATCACTGGGAGTCAAACTAACTTTAGAAGAATTAAAAAAAGCGCCTTTACCCTGTATATTACACTGGAATAAAGAACACTACGTAGTACTTTATAGGATAAAAAAAGATACGTATTACATTTCTGATCCAGGACATGGTTTAATAACTTATAGTAAAGAAGAATTTCTAAAATTCTGGATTGGCAATAACGCTACAGAAAACACACAAGATGGTATTGCATTACTATTAGACCCAACCCCTAAATTTTACAATAACGAATTTGATGAAGATGAAGCACAAAAATTCAACTTTACTTATCTCTCAAAATACTTAATAAAATATAAAAGTTTTATTATCCAACTCTGCATTGGATTACTTGCAGCCAGTTTATTGCAATTAGTTGTTCCATTTTTAACACAAAGCATTGTAGATGTTGGTATTAAAAATAACGACCTTAACTTTATCTATCTTATATTATTTGCACAAATCGCTTTATTTATTGGAAGAACAGCTATAGAAATCATTAGAAGTTGGATACTACTGCATGTCAGCACAAGAATAAACATCTCCTTAATCTCAGATTTCTTTATCAAATTAATGTTACTACCTATTTCGTATTTTGATGTAAAAATGACAGGAGATCTATTACAGCGTATTAATGACCATAAACGTATTGAGCAAATCTTAACAACCTCATCATTAAACGTATTGTTTTCTATGGTTAATTTTATAGTATTCAGTTTCGTGTTAGCCTATTATAGCTTACAAATATTCACCATCTTCTTAGTTGGTAGTATTTTGTATTTTCTTTGGATCAAAATATTTCTAAAAAAGCGCGCTACATTAGATTACAAACGCTTTTCTGCAATGAGCCAAGAACAAAGTACGGTAATCGAGCTTATTAATGGTATGCAAGACATCAAGCTACATAATGCCGAAAAACAAAAACGCTGGGCTTGGGAGCACACACAAGCCAAACTGTTTAAAGTATCCATAAAAAGTTTAACATTAGAACAAACACAGAGTGTTGGCTCCTCTTTTATAAATGAATTAAAAAATATTTTCATCACCATTTTATCCGCAAAATTAGTCATTGACGGAGATATTACTTTAGGTATGATGCTAGCCATTTCTTACATCGTTGGCCAACTAAATAGCCCTGTACAACAACTTATCAATTTTGTACGAGAGCTACAAGACGCCAAAATTTCTTTAGACCGTTTAGGTGAAATTCATAATATGGAAAATGAAGAAATTGATCCTCAAAATAAAATTAAAGACCTTCCAAAAAGCGGCGCAATTATAATCGAAAATCTATCCTTTAAATATACAGGATCTGACATAAATGTTTTAAAAGAATTAAACTTAACTATTCCTGCAAAAAAAACAACTGCCATCGTAGGTACAAGTGGAAGTGGAAAAACAACATTAATGAAATTACTTTTAGGCTATTACAAACCCAATACAGGTGATATACTATTAGATAAATCTTCTTTACAACATGTGTCTCAAAAATCATGGCGAGACCATTACGGCGTAGTCATGCAAGAAGGTTACATTTTTAATGACACCATAGCAAACAACATCGCTATTGGAGAAGACATCGTAGATAAAAAAAGATTAGCACATGCAATAGATGTCGCTAATATTAGAGACCACATAGAATCACTTCCACTAGCTTACAATACAAAAATTGGAGCAGAAGGCACAGGGTTAAGTACTGGACAAAAACAGCGCTTATTTATTGCTAGAGCTGTATATAAAAACCCCGATTATCTATTTTTTGACGAAGCAACCTCTGCTTTAGATGCTAATAACGAAAAAGTAATCATGGAAAATCTTGATACCTTTTTTGAAGACAAAACAGTAGTTGTTATTGCACACAGATTAAGCACCGTTAAAAACGCACACCAAATAGTAGTCTTAGAACACGGAAAAATAGTAGAAATAGGCAACCACAAAACATTAGTAGCAAAAAAAGGAAACTATTACAACCTAGTGAAAAACCAATTAGAACTAGGTAATTAATATCGGATTGAGCACAGTCGAAACCTCTCAAACTGTAAACAAAAAATAATGTCCTAACAAGGAATGAAACGAGAAGATATCTCTTTAATTAAAAAGATTGCTTCGTTATACTCTCAATGACAAAATAAATTCTCTCGCGAGAAATAGATAGAAATTGTGACTATCTCTAAATGATCACTTTAAACTAAATTTAGAATTATCATTAATTATGAAAAATTTAAAAAAATTAGGAAAAACTTTAACTAAAGCTGAACAGAAAACAATTAACGGTGGACGCCTTTCATATTCAGGAAATGGCTGCACGACTGACCCAACAACCAGCAATCCTCATCCATTATCAGCATACTGCGAGTGTTTGGCAAGTGGAAGGAATTGGAATGAAGAATGCAATAGATGTGAAATACCAAATGTTTATTATATTTCAGATGGAAACTGTGGAAGCTAATAACGTTCTTTAAAATTCAAAGGAAGTTGTTGTCACATCAACAACTTCCTTAAAAAAAATATTATGTCAAAAAAACTAGAAGAAATAAAATTAAGAAGCGAGCAAGTACAAGATATATTATCCTACGTCCCCCACTGGATGATACGTTATGGTAATCTCTTGTTTTTAGGTTTAATCATTTTGTTTTTCAGTTTAAGCTGGTTAATTAAATATCCCGATGTTATCACTACAGAAGCTTTATTAACAACACAAGTACCTCCCGAAAAATTAATAGCTCAAAGCACAGGAAAGTTAAACCACATTTTAATAAAAGATAACGACTTAATAGCAAAAAACACCCCTTTAGCCATTATAGAAAACAACTCGAAT is drawn from Psychroserpens sp. NJDZ02 and contains these coding sequences:
- a CDS encoding vitamin K epoxide reductase family protein, whose protein sequence is MKDTLSFLVQSLLQKNKIKIDSEELDFQIQSHPSYPSLHAITGVLSHFDIDNIAIRVPINKDTLEQLPTSFIAQIKSNDTTDFVLVIKKGKNYKTIFSSKENKTYSETTFLKQFTGIIVAIEKDDSKTTVQTNSTQLQKPLFAFSLVLLTLLFFIYSPNLSASIYFILSLIGVGISLLIIQHDLGVSSKIIDSICSQESKTTNCNAVLNSKGATLYKNIKLSDVSLIYFTSISIASLLLNITNTALNTLYIISLISTPVVIYSIYYQIKISKNWCLLCLGIVSVLILQALTFFFTNYNSPLLNFESTLLIACSFTTTAAIWLFINPKMKKEQDFKKFKIESNKFKRDFNLFNTLLLQSKTVDTTLSNTPEIIFGNKNALLNITIITNPFCGHCKNVHTLVESLLKTNQNDINIVIRFNINTSNPNNHDVLVSSRLLELFHNEGETESLKAMHDIYNNTDAKSWLSTWNKSDNIDIYKEILETEHNWCLENNINFTPEVLINGKSYPKTYEKQDLTYFIEELNELEIKKSQSFRTHDIKQ
- a CDS encoding tetratricopeptide repeat protein: MSLSENLLKQADKYLEKLMSESENAAFEIELSNNTELQEYLAINKELGIQLDNKDWQFVDASKSPQVKDLEDYFKSEEAQSLKTVLSKVGDNYKDTSKPKSNNNIKRYTFFAIAASVVLLIGLFFLNNNQNIYNDYNSWQELPSLIERGHSESATLQDAEQAFIAKDYVSANSFYSKYLNEAEVINVNVYLYLGITQLELNQKDKALSTFDAVLTSDSIDFSKGYWYKTLVYLKAKDKNNAIKQLELIVKDSTNYKFSEAEKILKQLKN
- a CDS encoding peptidase domain-containing ABC transporter is translated as MKKFPTYKQAESKDCGPTCLKIIAKHYGKTLSINQIRDISETTREGSTLLNLSDASEAIGFRSLGVKLTLEELKKAPLPCILHWNKEHYVVLYRIKKDTYYISDPGHGLITYSKEEFLKFWIGNNATENTQDGIALLLDPTPKFYNNEFDEDEAQKFNFTYLSKYLIKYKSFIIQLCIGLLAASLLQLVVPFLTQSIVDVGIKNNDLNFIYLILFAQIALFIGRTAIEIIRSWILLHVSTRINISLISDFFIKLMLLPISYFDVKMTGDLLQRINDHKRIEQILTTSSLNVLFSMVNFIVFSFVLAYYSLQIFTIFLVGSILYFLWIKIFLKKRATLDYKRFSAMSQEQSTVIELINGMQDIKLHNAEKQKRWAWEHTQAKLFKVSIKSLTLEQTQSVGSSFINELKNIFITILSAKLVIDGDITLGMMLAISYIVGQLNSPVQQLINFVRELQDAKISLDRLGEIHNMENEEIDPQNKIKDLPKSGAIIIENLSFKYTGSDINVLKELNLTIPAKKTTAIVGTSGSGKTTLMKLLLGYYKPNTGDILLDKSSLQHVSQKSWRDHYGVVMQEGYIFNDTIANNIAIGEDIVDKKRLAHAIDVANIRDHIESLPLAYNTKIGAEGTGLSTGQKQRLFIARAVYKNPDYLFFDEATSALDANNEKVIMENLDTFFEDKTVVVIAHRLSTVKNAHQIVVLEHGKIVEIGNHKTLVAKKGNYYNLVKNQLELGN
- a CDS encoding T9SS type A sorting domain-containing protein; the protein is MIKNVSLTIVLASVLLLPNFLFSQTGPGGVGDSSNQVLWLKPDAFSVADGASMETWNDDSGNANTMSQPDVAFQPIVINNNVNSYDVVRFGTGNRRLRKTNFTTFPTTQITTFYINKTGDSNDGVLSYASTASDNDYLIYRSNSLEYYRSNQTNMNITANDGHWHMIDMSWNSAGVGLTSYLDGTLRRTDGFKLGTSITPGGSLALAGEQDSVDGNYVADQSHQGDFTEVIIFNEVLSTAKRVIVQNYLTAKYGLVLNSAVDFYTQDDPANGNFDFDVAGIGQAADGSYHTDSQGTGIVSVNTPSALSNGDFLFWGEESKDPSYGFVTNTSNYSDELNSKWRVGKVGDLGTVNMSFDISGMPIAVICGGLQLVVDNDSDFSSPTAYNLTVSGTTAAVTGVSFSDADYFTLRYTDQIVWNGTAFFNGSGALNAPDNTDACLKLTVKSGSTAILTADAHVREVEVEPGATLQVNDGVLLEVENGIFNEGVIDLLGEAQLIQNHTGTSLNTGSGDLKIRQEGTPNLYNYNYWSAPVHRSGDWQVSFLETESGPVGFTTAYDADPLASPIALSSYWLYTFNDLIDNYYGWNSITPTTAIAPSMGYLMKGSGNTTPTPTTDQTYVFRGTANDGDYNVSAVSGNQVLVGNPYPSAISAKEFIDDNSSVIQGSIYLYEHFQENNTHILADYQGGYATLNNLTGVEAPSLPATGNASSKGAPEDGVAVGQGFFVKIENTGTIQFRNSQRVFARESLGESTFFRSAQAAPADDRIIFWLKFKDHQNNESTIALGYDTNASVDYDNGYDSESFNELPNEVYWPIIDKKMCIQGLNSFDVSDEIPLGLAITNSGDFTFDIDRALNFPTNETIYLKDNQTNMFYDIKSNPVTLALIEGEDESRFSIVYKNAESLSTHDFGAQDVSLYYNVDKDMLVFESLELLNNTQTLSVYNVLGQKVKALDVIESSEIDLSILNSGIYIAEIIQNSGQKITLKFVKR
- a CDS encoding CHAT domain-containing protein, translating into MKKTIALLLFLTSLICSSQNNQLSKEQIKIEYNKGNYKTIIDAHLKNNANNYDIDKINLVAKCYEKTENLYKALEYLNIAIQISKETNNTISLLDNYINIALVNKKIQKRENYTKAINFLLKALEINKLININDDTKNIIHNNLANCYKRLQQKENSLFHHKKALSIAKANKDSIKIARSYSNIGALYLNINSTEKDLNRLEYYSTEALRYNPKPHYSLFLNLGIASYLKKKYQKAINNHNKAIQIILGKTSYNKFQTIAYEQIKNSNKKGDLLNVLFEKTYAWIKYAEQEKKNKFLEEGLKTIKLADKIIDLLFIEAKEEKTKTYWRQRASKFYFLGVHISHLLNDTETIFYFTEKNKALLLLNNTTLSKLNRTIKIPDSIKNKEVRIRKEIYHLENLLTLENKNKSQNKLFEKKLELDIYFQSLKSKYPNYIKNNKNLAQVLPLKEFQNKIKDTNTCYISYLWNKSENQFDALYGIIITKNSSNSFKIEDLKGFNQRVLKYKTQVSKPITTTNDQKKHQEVAHLLYLDLFPLEIKSKIRNKKLIIIPDNELANIPFEALITNNTTNALLINSNEISYAYSASFLIENNSIHRQAKKSIIGFAPHSFSQLNLPSLPRSINETTTIINNFNGDLFEEKNATKVQFLTNLNNYKIIHLSTHADVSDSINPWIAFKNEKLYLNELYTSKNQAELVVLNACKTSIGDIKEGEGVFSLARGFFYSGSKSVISSLWNVNDKSNTEITLSFYKYLKDGQSKSAALRQAKLDYLDTHSLSEASPYYWSSLILIGDDSALKLTNNSLFYIILSVLLSILLFFILKNNG
- a CDS encoding RNA polymerase sigma factor → MKKTNYFINGLKTKNEKVILEIYKTIYPNVKRFVLQNSGQEADAEDVFQKAIVQIMARVQVQNIEINSTFDGYLFTACKNLWRRELIKSKRMVTIDQPIERNSDANDMATAVLEQERWEFFQEKLELISGNCKEILKRFFKKVAYKDIAIELDYNDENVVRQRVFKCKKKLIEMITKDSRFKQLKTL